One Carassius auratus strain Wakin chromosome 16, ASM336829v1, whole genome shotgun sequence genomic window carries:
- the LOC113116615 gene encoding tripartite motif-containing protein 66-like, with protein MFAPGQTGRPASPYPDLQRTVCGCCAVCKVHLNSSADPRLLPCLHIICNTCLTKICADGAIQDCPLCAQSFCLSEVTECAIFEDTSKNNKVPKCGGCEESEVSGWCVQCEEALCLDCTSAHRRVKVTRDHEVTPKKPPTGWIQRRRCPSHTQESLRFFCLVCEELTCKDCQLISHRGHSFVKQEEAVGSQRQRLQSLLDSIRDQKETVSSSLLHLEARLQDIKSLKVAVKKMLAQVVHTIYQSLVVKATQMLKELEVLYAEEVGCLLERKTSLNRLEGCQDYIAAFINKALCTESHCLLIHTKRIETQVKKLLSQKACTPETMTELHIQIQNDLSQHIMKCGFIKINRILVPFTSQRTDFTQLESESVKSSNQNPCSSSQTVPMDQALHSLPNPSQPTQPSHSNQATTHFACNSVASSQPNQSKPFSSDHQSSFCSSPSVQVQYHEVMSEQTKHDYSPSSNCGPYFPQSDTKTHMDSSPFVYSQPPLTNLTASQINNVSESVKCRKAFRPTMQVSYTRILPHPMPIPVNNQTPITTHPIPANNQPLIPNHPLPANNQTPLVTHQIPVNNQTPMTMHPVPANNQTLIPTHQLPANNQTTLLTHQIPVNNQTPMTIHPVPANKQTLIPTHQLPANNQTPLLTHQIPVNNQTPMTIHPVPANNQTLAPSHPLPANNQTPLLTHQMPLNNQKQPISVNSQSPVTTHEIPANNQPPELIESKQTSNQIPVLIQPIPANNQSTILTHSIPTSNETFIVAHPVQTNFLGPENSFYVQPSIPLTALSTINTLSLNDATEISNVLPVNPIPSARINGNNTLQCDRGTYNSHNLPVKAMSDSASDQDAGVSSTNFTDMDHLESNLPTSFVSEAALKEPSLDPERSSGPSNIHQDSLSTTKEKCSSQAQDCQSSNKNYSRPKHWSIGLPTSFKQLVETTCIPVRSKDNLNTTPPADLTPCSTSEELDGERTTGDKTVQSTFDYREAKKQDSAVNLEHFRRQIKQCKRFLRVSLECLPISLPPSGQPLPEFHLTADTTTDHILVQESLGGQVNQVWRWYEDPVPSRSSSCSVSQDSDSSLASDVEFCAVCLSAGAALLCAKCGCAFHSDCHIPPILTKPCKDWVCLLCQDVNETVVYGSEEMRPSSLSLQDQRKCEKLVLGLLCDENKSLLYSATKSHSKTAEFDIILGRLLGKRKPPYRTAAELVSDVWTLFDILMMNSEWRNMVVRLQKSFQQQLKESFGESLHASLLKQYSSKDPETETEREKHRNTLKRMREFFTANSGTDAKKSCADKGKEGSGCGNTTAAEH; from the exons ATGTTTGCCCCTGGCCAAACAGGGCGTCCAGCGTCGCCTTATCCGGATTTACAAAGAACTGTATGCGGATGCTGCGCTGTCTGCAAAGTACACCTAAACTCTTCTGCAGACCCTAGACTTCTGCCTTGCCTGCATATAATTTGTAACACTTGCCTTACGAAGATCTGTGCAGATGGAGCCATACAAG ATTGTCCATTATGTGCACAGTCCTTTTGTTTGTCTGAGGTTACAGAATGTGCCATTTTCGAAGACACGTCTAAGAATAACAAGGTCCCCAAG TGTGGCGGGTGTGAAGAGAGTGAGGTTAGTGGATGGTGTGTCCAGTGCGAGGAGGCCCTGTGTTTGGACTGTACGTCTGCTCATCGTAGGGTAAAAGTGACCCGTGACCATGAAGTCACACCCAAAAAACCACCCACAG gcTGGATACAGAGAAGACGCTGTCCCTCACACACTCAGGAGAGCTTGAGGTTCTTCTGTCTCGTTTGTGAAGAGCTCACCTGTAAGGATTGTCAGCTGATCTCTCATAGGGGGCACAG TTTTGTGAAGCAAGAAGAAGCTGTGGGATCTCAAAGGCAGCGGCTGCAGAGTTTGTTGGACTCCATCAGAGATCAGAAAGAGACAGTCAGTAGCAGCTTGCTGCACCTAGAGGCAAG ATTGCAGGACATTAAGAGtttaaaagtggcagtaaagaagATGTTGGCACAGGTAGTCCACACGATTTATCAGAGTCTGGTTGTGAAAGCTACACAGATGTTAAAAGAGTTAGAG GTCCTGTATGCGGAGGAGGTGGGGTGTCTGTTGGAGAGGAAGACATCTCTAAACAGGTTGGAAGGTTGTCAGGACTACATAGCAGCTTTTATTAACAAGGCCCTTTGCACAGAGAGCCACTGCCTCCTGATCCACACAAAAAGA ATTGAGACCCAAGTGAAAAAGCTTCTGTCCCAGAAGGCATGCACCCCTGAGACCATGACTGAACTGCACATTCAGATTCAGAATGATCTCAGTCAGCACATCATGAAATGTG GTTTTATAAAGATTAACAGGATTCTTGTTCCATTCACCTCTCAGAGAACTGATTTCACTCAGTTAGAGTCTGAGTCTGTGAAAAGCTCAAATCAAAATCCCTGTTCGTCTTCTCAGACTGTGCCAATGGACCAGGCCCTTCATAGTCTGCCTAATCCATCTCAGCCAACCCAGCCATCTCATTCTAACCAGGCCACAACCCACTTTGCATGTAACAGTGTTGCCTCATCTCAACCGAATCAATCTAAACCTTTCTCTTCAGATCATCAGAGTTCATTTTGCTCTTCACCATCTGTCCAAGTCCAATACCATGAAGTCATGTCTGAGCAAACCAAGCATGATTACAGTCCCTCATCGAACTGTGGCCCATATTTTCCTCAGTCTGATACTAAAACTCACATGGATTCTTCTCCGTTTGTTTATTCTCAGCCTCCACTCACAAACCTTACAGCATCTCAAATAAACAATGTCTCTGAGTCAGTCAAATGTAGGAAGGCCTTTCGCCCTACTATGCAGGTCTCTTATACACGCATACTCCCCCACCCAATGCCAATTCCAGTCAACAACCAAACACCCATAACAACTCATCCAATCCCAGCCAATAACCAACCACTCATACCAAATCATCCATTGCCAGCTAACAACCAAACACCCCTAGTAACTCATCAAATTCCAGTCAACAACCAAACTCCCATGACAATGCATCCAGTACCAGCCAACAACCAAACACTCATACCAACTCATCAATTGCCAGCCAACAACCAAACAACCCTACTAACTCATCAAATTCCAGTCAACAACCAAACTCCCATGACAATTCATCCTGTACCAGCCAACAAGCAAACACTCATACCAACTCATCAATTGCCAGCCAACAACCAAACACCCCTACTAACTCATCAAATTCCAGTCAACAACCAAACTCCCATGACAATTCATCCTGTACCAGCCAACAACCAAACACTTGCACCAAGTCATCCATTGCCAGCAAACAACCAAACACCCCTACTAACTCATCAAATGCCACTCAATAACCAAAAACAACCAATTTCAGTCAACAGCCAATCACCTGTAACAACTCATGAAATACCAGCCAACAACCAACCACCCGAACTAATTGAATCAAAACAAACCAGCAACCAAATACCTGTATTAATCCAACCAATACCAGCTAACAACCAATCAACCATACTGACTCATTCTATACCAACTTCCAACGAAACATTCATAGTGGCCCATCCAGTACAAACCAATTTCCTTGGGCCCGAAAATTCTTTCTATGTGCAACCCAGTATTCCCTTAACTGCCCTTTCAACAATAAACACACTTTCTTTAAATGATGCTACTGAAATCTCTAATGTCCTTCCTGTAAACCCAATACCTTCTGCTCGCATTAATGGCAACAACACCCTCCAGTGTGACAGAGGCACCTACAATAGCCATAACCTCCCAGTCAAGGCCATGTCTGATTCTGCCTCTGATCAGGATGCAGGTGTTAGCAGCACAAATTTCACTGATATGGACCATCTGGAGAGCAACTTGCCCACCTCCTTTGTGTCAGAGGCAGCTCTCAAAGAACCTTCACTAGATCCTGAACGCTCCTCTGGCCCATCCAACATTCACCAGGACTCTCTCTCCACCACCAAAGAGAAATGTTCAAGTCAAGCTCAAGACTGTCAGTCATCCAACAAGAACTACTCTAGACCAAAACACTGGAGTATTGGCTTGCCAACATCTTTCAAACAGCTTGTAGAGACAACATGCATACCTGTAAGGTCAAAAGACAATCTGAACACAACACCTCCAGCGGATTTAACTCCTTGTAGCACATCAGAAGAACTTGATGGGGAG AGGACGACTGGTGACAAGACTGTCCAAAGTACTTTTGACTACAGGGAGGCAAAAAAACAAGACTCTGCAG TCAACCTGGAGCACTTCAGGAGACAAATCAAACAATGCAAGAG GTTTCTACGTGTTTCTCTTGAGTGTCTGCCCATCTCTCTGCCTCCAAGTGGACAGCCTCTCCCAGAGTTCCACCTTACTGCAGATACCACCACAGATCACATCTTAGTCCAGGAATCCCTGGGAGGACAG GTTAACCAGGTGTGGAGATGGTATGAAGATCCAGTGCCATCTAGATCCTCTTCTTGTTCTGTATCCCAAGACAGCGACAGCTCCCTGGCTTCTGACGTGGAGTTCTgtgctgtgtgtctgtctgcaggAGCTGCACTTCTGTGTGCAAAATGTGGCTGTGCTTTCCACTCTGACTGTCACATCCCACCAATTCTCACAAAACCTTG TAAGGATTGGGTGTGTTTGCTATGTCAGGATGTAAATGAGACCGTCGTGTACGGCAGTGAGGAGATGAGGCCGTCTAGTCTAAGTCTGCAAGATCAAAGA AAGTGTGAGAAGCTTGTCCTTGGTCTCCTCTGTGATGAAAACAAGAGCCTGCTCTACAGCGCCACCAAG AGTCACTCCAAAACAGCCGAATTTGATATAATACTCGGCCGACTCCTGGGGAAACGGAAGCCTCCTTATCGGACTGCTGCTGAACTGGtgtcagatgtttggactctctttgACATCCTGATGATGAACTCTGAG TGGAGAAACATGGTTGTCAGACTTCAAAAATCTTTCCAGCAACAGCTGAAGGAATCTTTTGGGGAGAGTCTTCATGCTTCTCTCTTGAAGCAGTACAGCAGCAAGGATCCAGAGACAGAGACGGAACGAGAGAAGCACAGAAACACTTTGAAACGCATGAGAGAGTTTTTCACTGCAAACTCTGGTACAGATGCAAAGAAATCCTGCGCTGATAAAGGGAAAGAAGGAAGTGGCTGTGGAAACACTACAGCTGCTGAACACTGA
- the zgc:171704 gene encoding ras-related and estrogen-regulated growth inhibitor-like protein, producing the protein MVVLVKPSPQLGSKAMDGNQHKVEANVLLLGAENVGKSALTVRFITRRFIGEYGDIESIYSHIDKTDGREIALNIWDSLYPQSCETTESISDKQLQWADGVILVYSICDRSSFEVVRQQVQLIRSTRKLSASVPIIIVGNKRDLLHQRAVSSEEGRLFALSADCGFFEISAAETYHGVLLVFHEILDLIKESRALKKGMVGIKGIVRSVSAVFGKKRE; encoded by the exons ATGGTTGTTCTGGTCAAACCAAGTCCTCAGCTGGGCAGCAAAGCAATGGATGGAAATCAGCACAAAGTTGAGGCCAATGTTCTGCTGCTCGGAGCAGAAAATGTTGGGAAGTCAG cCCTCACTGTGAGATTTATCACCAGAAGGTTCATCGGAGAATATGGGGATATCG AATCAATATACAGTCATATTGACAAAACAGATGGGCGAGAGATAGCCTTAAACATCTGGGACTCACTGTATCCACAG AGCTGCGAAACAACTGAATCCATCAGTGACAAGCAGCTGCAGTGGGCAGACGGTGTGATCCTGGTCTACAGCATCTGCGACCGCTCCAGCTTTGAGGTGGTCCGGCAACAGGTGCAGCTCATCCGGTCGACTAGGAAGCTGTCCGCATCTGTCCCGATCATCATCGTGGGGAACAAGCGAGACCTGCTGCATCAGAGAGCCGTGTCGAGTGAGGAGGGCAGACTGTTCGCCCTCTCGGCAGACTGCGGCTTCTTCGAGATCTCGGCGGCTGAAACCTACCACGGTGTGCTGCTGGTTTTTCACGAAATCCTGGACCTCATCAAGGAGTCCAGAGCACTTAAAAAGGGGATGGTCGGAATCAAGGGTATAGTCAGAAGCGTGTCCGCGGTGTTTGGAAAGAAACGAGAGTGA